From Pseudomonas fluorescens, one genomic window encodes:
- a CDS encoding DUF1127 domain-containing protein: MDRSLDTPLPRRPRLAAWRLVRRLFAAWGRSLERARTRRLLAQLNEQQLSDIGISHCERMAELERSFWQ; this comes from the coding sequence ATGGACCGTTCACTGGATACTCCTCTGCCACGCCGCCCACGGCTCGCTGCATGGCGCTTGGTCCGCAGACTGTTCGCTGCCTGGGGCAGGAGCCTGGAGAGGGCGCGGACCCGACGCTTGTTGGCCCAACTCAACGAGCAGCAACTGTCCGATATAGGCATCAGCCACTGCGAACGCATGGCCGAACTGGAGCGCTCGTTTTGGCAGTAA
- a CDS encoding DUF1127 domain-containing protein, whose product MERTLSSELFFEDKAAKSQASMPLRVLANLMLWQRRISSRHQLARLDSRLLADAGISEAQRFEELSKPFWR is encoded by the coding sequence ATGGAACGTACACTCAGTTCCGAGCTGTTCTTCGAAGACAAAGCTGCAAAATCCCAGGCTTCCATGCCTCTTCGCGTTCTCGCCAACCTGATGCTGTGGCAGCGCCGCATCTCCAGCCGCCATCAACTGGCTCGCCTGGATTCGCGTCTGCTGGCTGACGCAGGGATTAGCGAAGCACAACGCTTCGAAGAGCTGAGCAAGCCGTTCTGGCGCTAA
- a CDS encoding acetyl-CoA hydrolase/transferase family protein, which translates to MYRDRIRLPSLLDKVMSAADAAALIEDGMTVGMSGFTRAGEAKAVPHALAERAKVTPLKISLMTGASLGNDLDKQLTEAGVLARRMPFQVDSTLRKAINAGEVMFIDQHLSETVEQLRNKQLKLPDIAVIEAVAITEQGHIVPTTSVGNSASFAIFAKQVIVEINLAHNPNLEGLHDIYIPTYRPTRTPIPLTQVDDRIGSTAIPIPADKIVAIVVTNQSDSPSTVLPPDSETQAIADHLIDFFKQEVDAGRMTDKLGPLQAGIGSIANSVMCGLIDSPFHDLTMYSEVLQDSTFDLIDAGKLSFASGSSITLSERRNADVFGNLERYKDKLVLRPQEISNHPEVVRRLGIIGINTALEFDLYGNVNSTHVCGTRMMNGIGGSGDFARNAHLAIFVTKSIAKGGAISSVVPMVSHVDHTEHDVDILVTEIGLADLRGLAPRERARAVIDNCVHPDYRQALNDYFEKACALGGHTPHILRDALSWHMNLEETGRMLAV; encoded by the coding sequence ATGTACCGTGACCGTATTCGCTTGCCTTCGTTGTTGGATAAGGTGATGAGCGCCGCCGATGCCGCCGCTCTGATTGAGGACGGCATGACCGTCGGCATGAGCGGCTTTACCCGCGCCGGCGAGGCCAAGGCCGTGCCCCATGCGCTGGCAGAGCGCGCCAAGGTCACGCCGCTGAAGATCAGCCTGATGACCGGCGCCAGCCTGGGCAACGACCTCGACAAACAGCTGACCGAAGCGGGCGTGCTGGCTCGTCGCATGCCGTTCCAGGTCGACAGCACCCTGCGCAAGGCAATCAATGCCGGCGAGGTAATGTTCATCGACCAGCACCTGTCGGAAACCGTGGAGCAGTTGCGCAACAAGCAGCTCAAGCTGCCGGACATTGCGGTGATCGAGGCCGTGGCCATCACCGAACAAGGCCACATCGTACCCACCACGTCGGTCGGCAACTCCGCCAGCTTCGCGATTTTCGCCAAGCAGGTGATCGTCGAGATCAACCTGGCGCACAACCCGAATCTGGAAGGCCTGCACGACATCTATATCCCGACCTACCGGCCGACCCGCACGCCGATCCCGCTGACCCAGGTCGACGACCGCATCGGCAGCACTGCAATCCCGATCCCGGCGGACAAGATTGTCGCCATCGTCGTCACCAACCAGTCGGACTCGCCATCCACGGTGCTGCCGCCGGACAGCGAAACCCAGGCCATTGCCGATCACCTGATCGACTTCTTCAAGCAAGAAGTGGACGCCGGGCGCATGACTGACAAACTCGGCCCACTGCAGGCCGGCATTGGCAGCATCGCTAACTCGGTGATGTGCGGCTTGATCGACTCGCCGTTCCACGACCTGACCATGTACTCCGAGGTCCTGCAGGATTCGACCTTCGACCTGATCGACGCCGGCAAACTGAGCTTTGCTTCCGGCAGCTCAATCACCTTGTCGGAGCGCCGCAACGCCGATGTGTTCGGCAACCTGGAGCGCTACAAGGACAAGCTGGTGCTGCGCCCGCAGGAAATCTCCAACCACCCGGAAGTGGTGCGTCGCCTGGGCATCATCGGCATCAACACCGCGCTGGAGTTCGACCTGTACGGCAACGTCAACTCGACGCACGTGTGCGGCACGCGAATGATGAACGGCATTGGCGGCTCGGGCGATTTTGCCCGCAACGCGCACCTGGCAATCTTCGTCACCAAGTCGATTGCCAAGGGCGGGGCGATATCCAGCGTGGTGCCGATGGTCAGCCACGTTGACCACACCGAGCACGACGTCGACATCCTCGTCACCGAGATCGGCCTCGCCGACCTGCGCGGCCTGGCGCCACGCGAACGTGCCCGGGCAGTGATCGACAACTGTGTGCACCCGGACTATCGCCAGGCACTCAACGATTACTTCGAGAAGGCCTGCGCACTGGGCGGGCACACTCCGCACATCCTGCGTGATGCCCTGAGTTGGCACATGAACCTGGAAGAAACCGGGCGCATGCTGGCGGTGTAA
- a CDS encoding NAD(P)(+) transhydrogenase (Re/Si-specific) subunit beta, translating into MSMNLVTTLYLIASICFIQALKGLSHPTTSRRGNLFGMLGMALAILTTVGLIYKLGAELATAGIGYVIVGLLVGGTAGSIMAKRVEMTKMPELVAFMHSMIGLAAVFIAIAAVVEPQSLGIVKQLGDAIPAGNRLELFLGAAIGAITFSGSVIAFGKLSGKYKFRLFQGAPVQFSGQHKVNLILGLATLGLGIMFMLTGNLGAFALMLALAFVLGVLIIIPIGGADMPVVVSMLNSYSGWAAAGIGFSLNNSMLIIAGSLVGSSGAILSYIMCKAMNRSFFNVLLGGFGNSADAGGPAGSQEARPVKSGSADDATFLLTNADTVIIVPGYGLAVARAQHALKELTEKLTHRGVTVKYAIHPVAGRMPGHMNVLLAEAEVPYDQVFEMEDINSEFGQADVVLVLGANDVVNPAAKNDPKSPIAGMPILEAFKAKTIIVNKRSMASGYAGLDNELFYLDKTMMVFGDAKKVIEDMVKAVE; encoded by the coding sequence ATGAGCATGAACCTCGTAACGACGCTCTACTTGATCGCGTCGATCTGCTTCATCCAGGCCCTCAAAGGCCTGTCGCACCCCACCACCTCGCGACGCGGCAACCTGTTCGGCATGCTCGGCATGGCGCTGGCGATCCTCACAACTGTGGGCCTCATCTATAAGCTGGGCGCAGAGCTTGCCACCGCTGGTATCGGTTATGTCATTGTCGGGCTGTTGGTCGGCGGCACTGCTGGTTCGATCATGGCCAAGCGCGTTGAAATGACCAAGATGCCGGAACTGGTCGCGTTCATGCACAGCATGATCGGCCTGGCCGCCGTGTTCATTGCGATTGCCGCCGTGGTCGAGCCGCAGTCCCTGGGCATCGTCAAGCAACTGGGCGACGCGATTCCGGCCGGTAACCGCCTGGAACTGTTCCTCGGTGCCGCCATCGGTGCGATTACCTTCTCCGGCTCGGTGATCGCGTTCGGCAAACTCTCGGGCAAGTACAAGTTCCGCCTGTTCCAGGGCGCACCGGTACAGTTCAGCGGCCAACACAAGGTCAACCTGATCCTGGGCTTGGCGACACTGGGCCTGGGCATCATGTTCATGCTGACCGGCAACCTCGGCGCCTTCGCGCTGATGCTGGCCCTGGCGTTCGTGCTGGGCGTGCTGATCATCATCCCGATTGGCGGTGCCGACATGCCGGTGGTGGTGTCGATGCTCAACAGTTACTCGGGCTGGGCGGCGGCCGGTATCGGTTTCTCGCTGAACAACTCGATGCTGATCATCGCAGGTTCGCTGGTGGGTTCGTCCGGTGCGATCCTCTCGTACATCATGTGCAAGGCGATGAACCGTTCGTTCTTCAACGTTCTGCTCGGCGGCTTCGGCAACAGTGCCGACGCTGGCGGTCCAGCCGGCTCGCAAGAAGCTCGTCCGGTGAAATCCGGCTCGGCTGACGACGCGACCTTCCTGCTGACCAACGCCGACACCGTGATCATCGTTCCGGGCTACGGCCTGGCAGTGGCACGGGCACAGCACGCGCTCAAGGAACTGACCGAAAAGCTGACGCACCGCGGCGTGACCGTGAAATACGCGATCCACCCGGTTGCAGGCCGGATGCCTGGCCACATGAACGTATTGCTGGCCGAGGCCGAAGTGCCGTACGACCAGGTGTTCGAGATGGAAGACATCAACTCCGAGTTCGGCCAGGCCGACGTGGTACTGGTGCTGGGCGCCAACGACGTGGTCAACCCGGCGGCGAAGAACGATCCCAAGTCGCCGATCGCCGGCATGCCGATTCTCGAGGCCTTCAAGGCCAAGACCATTATCGTCAACAAGCGCTCGATGGCCAGCGGCTATGCCGGTCTGGACAACGAACTGTTCTACCTCGACAAAACCATGATGGTCTTCGGCGACGCGAAGAAAGTCATCGAGGACATGGTCAAGGCTGTCGAATAA
- a CDS encoding NAD(P) transhydrogenase subunit alpha: MEELISPGIYNLIIFVLAIYVGYHVVWNVTPALHTPLMAVTNAISAIVIVGAMLAAALTVTPLGKTMGTLAVALAAVNVFGGFLVTRRMLEMFKKKAPKAVKEEAPK; the protein is encoded by the coding sequence ATGGAAGAGCTTATCTCCCCCGGTATCTACAACCTGATCATCTTCGTGCTGGCGATTTATGTCGGTTACCACGTGGTCTGGAACGTTACACCCGCCTTGCACACGCCGTTGATGGCCGTTACCAACGCCATTTCTGCAATCGTGATTGTCGGCGCCATGCTGGCCGCCGCCCTGACCGTGACCCCGCTGGGCAAAACCATGGGCACCCTGGCTGTCGCACTGGCGGCAGTGAACGTCTTTGGTGGCTTCCTGGTCACCCGACGCATGCTTGAGATGTTCAAGAAAAAAGCCCCGAAAGCCGTAAAAGAAGAGGCGCCGAAGTAA
- a CDS encoding Re/Si-specific NAD(P)(+) transhydrogenase subunit alpha — MHIGVPLETQTGETRVAATPETIKKLIGQGHKVTVQTGAGINASVVDSAYEAAGAVIGSANDAFGAELILKVVAPSDSELSLIKSGTVLVGMLNPFSNETIAKLAEAGITAFSLEAAPRTSRAQSLDVLSSQANIAGYKAVLLAAHHYPRFMPMLMTAAGTVKAARVLILGAGVAGLQAIATAKRLGAVIEASDVRPAVKEQIESLGAKFVDVPYETDEERECAVGVGGYARPMPASWMQRQAQAVHERAKQADIVITTALIPGRKAPVLLSAETVAQMKPGSVVIDLAAAQGGNCPLTVADQVIVAHGVTICGPTNLAAQVGADASALYARNLLDFLKLVFTKEGQFEINLEDDIVAACLMCRDGQVIRKNA; from the coding sequence GTGCACATTGGTGTTCCTCTCGAGACCCAGACCGGTGAAACGCGGGTTGCTGCAACCCCGGAAACCATCAAGAAGCTGATCGGCCAGGGTCATAAAGTCACTGTGCAAACCGGCGCCGGCATCAATGCCAGCGTTGTCGACAGTGCTTATGAAGCGGCAGGTGCAGTGATTGGCAGCGCCAACGATGCATTTGGTGCAGAGCTGATCCTCAAGGTTGTCGCCCCCAGCGATAGCGAACTGAGCCTGATCAAAAGCGGCACCGTGCTGGTTGGCATGCTCAACCCGTTCAGCAATGAAACCATTGCCAAGCTGGCCGAGGCCGGTATCACCGCCTTTTCCCTGGAAGCCGCGCCGCGCACCTCCCGTGCGCAAAGCCTTGATGTGCTTTCCTCGCAAGCCAACATTGCCGGCTATAAAGCCGTACTGCTGGCAGCTCACCACTATCCGCGCTTCATGCCGATGCTGATGACCGCTGCGGGCACCGTCAAAGCGGCTCGCGTGCTGATTCTCGGCGCCGGCGTCGCGGGTCTGCAGGCCATCGCCACGGCCAAGCGCCTGGGTGCGGTGATCGAAGCGTCCGACGTGCGTCCGGCGGTGAAGGAACAGATCGAATCCCTGGGCGCCAAGTTCGTCGACGTGCCTTACGAAACCGATGAAGAGCGTGAGTGCGCGGTCGGTGTCGGTGGTTATGCACGCCCAATGCCCGCCAGTTGGATGCAGCGTCAGGCCCAGGCGGTGCACGAGCGCGCCAAGCAAGCCGACATCGTCATCACCACTGCGCTGATTCCCGGCCGCAAGGCACCGGTGTTGCTGAGCGCGGAAACCGTTGCGCAAATGAAGCCTGGCTCGGTAGTCATAGACCTGGCTGCTGCGCAAGGCGGCAACTGCCCGCTGACCGTCGCCGATCAGGTGATCGTGGCCCACGGCGTGACCATTTGTGGTCCGACCAACCTGGCCGCCCAGGTCGGTGCAGACGCTTCGGCGCTGTATGCGCGCAACCTGCTGGACTTCCTGAAACTGGTTTTCACCAAGGAAGGCCAGTTCGAGATCAACCTCGAAGACGACATCGTCGCCGCGTGCCTGATGTGCCGCGACGGCCAAGTCATCCGCAAAAACGCCTAA
- a CDS encoding LysR family transcriptional regulator, producing MRRKIPSTAALISFEAAARHESFTKAAHELSLTQGAICRQIAGLEEFLSVELFRRSRRGVKLTEAGLSYSRRVATQLDAVERDTLSVMGQQGANTIELAVVPTFGTQWLLPRLKDFQQQHPEVTVNLTNRTRPFLFADTEFDAAIYFGDADWPGTESHRLMGENPMPVCSPALLDNHAHLCAERIAELPLLQQTTRPYAWRQWFNAQQLNIPRDMTGPRYELFSMLAQAAMHDMGIALIPPFLIQRELAEQRLVIANPQALSSIKAYYLMIPDRKVESASLRAFRDWLIHQAHSYNIDRMGLSQ from the coding sequence ATGCGCCGCAAAATTCCCAGCACTGCCGCGCTGATCAGCTTCGAAGCGGCGGCGCGCCACGAGAGCTTCACCAAAGCCGCTCATGAGCTTTCCCTCACCCAAGGCGCCATCTGCCGACAAATTGCCGGGCTGGAGGAGTTCCTCAGCGTCGAACTGTTCCGACGCTCACGGCGCGGCGTGAAGCTCACTGAAGCCGGTCTTTCCTACAGCCGGCGCGTCGCCACCCAGCTGGACGCAGTCGAGCGGGATACCTTGTCAGTCATGGGCCAGCAAGGCGCCAACACCATTGAACTGGCGGTAGTCCCGACCTTTGGCACCCAATGGCTGCTGCCCCGACTCAAGGATTTCCAGCAGCAACACCCGGAAGTGACGGTCAACCTGACCAACCGCACCCGCCCCTTCCTGTTCGCCGACACTGAGTTCGACGCCGCGATCTACTTTGGCGATGCTGATTGGCCAGGCACCGAATCCCACCGTCTGATGGGGGAGAATCCGATGCCAGTCTGCAGTCCGGCACTGCTGGACAACCACGCACACCTGTGCGCCGAACGGATTGCCGAACTGCCACTGTTGCAACAGACCACACGTCCCTATGCATGGCGCCAATGGTTCAATGCCCAGCAACTGAATATCCCCCGCGACATGACAGGACCACGCTACGAGCTATTCTCCATGCTCGCCCAAGCGGCCATGCACGACATGGGAATCGCACTGATCCCACCGTTCCTGATTCAACGCGAGTTGGCCGAGCAAAGACTGGTGATTGCCAACCCGCAGGCACTGTCGAGTATCAAGGCGTATTACCTGATGATTCCTGACCGAAAGGTTGAATCCGCCTCTTTACGCGCCTTTCGGGACTGGTTGATCCACCAGGCGCACAGCTACAACATAGATAGAATGGGCCTTTCGCAGTAA
- a CDS encoding acyl-CoA dehydrogenase, with the protein MAGKASFNWIDPLLLDQQLTEEERMVRDSAAQFAQDKLAPRILEAFRHEKTDPAIFREMGEIGLLGATIPEQYGGSGLNYVCYGLIAREVERVDSGYRSMMSVQSSLVMVPINEFGTEAQKQKYLPKLASGEWIGCFGLTEPNHGSDPGSMITRARKVEGGYSLTGSKMWITNSPIADVFVVWGKDDAGDIRGFVLEKGWKGLSAPAIHGKVGLRASITGEIVMDNVFVPEENIFPDVRGLKGPFTCLNSARYGISWGALGAAEFCWHTARQYTLDRQQFGRPLAATQLIQKKLADMQTEITLALQGCLRLGRMKDEGTAAVEITSMMKRNSCGKSLDIVRMARDMLGGNGISDEFGVARHLVNLEVVNTYEGTHDVHALILGRAQTGLQAFY; encoded by the coding sequence ATGGCCGGTAAAGCTAGCTTCAACTGGATCGATCCCCTGCTGCTGGATCAACAGCTCACTGAAGAAGAGCGCATGGTGCGCGACAGCGCTGCGCAGTTTGCGCAGGACAAACTGGCACCACGCATCCTCGAAGCTTTCCGCCATGAAAAGACCGACCCGGCGATCTTCCGTGAAATGGGTGAAATCGGCCTGCTGGGCGCGACTATCCCTGAGCAGTACGGCGGCAGCGGGCTGAACTACGTGTGCTACGGCCTGATCGCCCGTGAGGTTGAGCGCGTCGATTCCGGCTACCGTTCGATGATGAGTGTGCAGTCCTCACTGGTGATGGTGCCGATCAATGAGTTCGGTACCGAAGCGCAAAAGCAGAAGTACCTGCCGAAACTGGCCTCGGGTGAGTGGATTGGTTGCTTCGGTCTGACTGAGCCTAACCATGGTTCCGACCCTGGTTCGATGATCACTCGTGCACGCAAAGTGGAAGGCGGCTACAGCCTGACCGGCAGCAAGATGTGGATCACCAACAGCCCGATCGCCGACGTGTTTGTGGTCTGGGGTAAAGATGATGCGGGCGATATCCGCGGCTTCGTGCTGGAAAAAGGCTGGAAAGGTCTGAGCGCTCCGGCGATCCACGGCAAGGTTGGTCTGCGTGCGTCGATCACCGGCGAGATCGTGATGGACAACGTGTTTGTTCCAGAAGAAAACATCTTCCCGGATGTCCGTGGCCTCAAAGGTCCGTTCACCTGCCTCAACTCGGCGCGCTATGGCATTTCCTGGGGCGCACTGGGCGCGGCCGAGTTCTGCTGGCACACCGCTCGTCAGTACACCCTGGATCGTCAGCAGTTCGGTCGCCCATTGGCAGCCACCCAGTTGATCCAGAAGAAACTGGCGGACATGCAGACCGAGATCACTCTGGCGCTCCAAGGCTGTCTGCGTCTGGGGCGGATGAAGGATGAAGGCACGGCTGCGGTTGAAATCACGTCGATGATGAAGCGCAATTCTTGCGGCAAGTCCTTGGACATCGTACGCATGGCTCGCGACATGCTCGGCGGCAACGGCATTTCCGACGAGTTCGGTGTGGCGCGTCACCTGGTCAACCTTGAGGTGGTGAATACCTACGAAGGCACCCATGACGTTCACGCGCTGATCCTTGGTCGTGCGCAAACCGGTCTCCAGGCGTTCTATTAA